From Brassica oleracea var. oleracea cultivar TO1000 chromosome C3, BOL, whole genome shotgun sequence, a single genomic window includes:
- the LOC106330806 gene encoding uncharacterized protein LOC106330806, whose product MGVYCLHHNSRIPFESAIRVFDDEAMGSYPWGRTAYEVLIDSIKTLAPQGGSYTISGMTVALLIWAYESVACFGENFGRVVNNEDVSLLRWGGKRTRASFDNLLAAEIKEHGEVRVRRMALKDSIEEMFPKWSGEPDDPQLGNAQGKGNEKKKKMKGGVSSEGEPPTKKQKKFESRVEAYELDQNRPLMDQKTIDDSVKALLEERLKVIRVGKILENNDNPSPPSADKSLTLASPRVQTQQKSVNSPALAATPGKVFGPKKNLAKELDKESGVKRTLAEEFGSVAKATDHDSQHVDFVLVSPSKDTKDDKDAKVPAYGRGCRGNRIFKGEEADEKKKAAQANVAFKRKEKAETKKKAVEAKKKDVEAKKKEVEGEKCSVTPKGFPKAAVSSPAVFPYVGENGTTCMRKNVTPSSVIYDPLAPVDPVLLEKLMQYIKGIPPKTPAPADKRAVLSADHEGDFYSILIHERPWPENEYGWVFDNGKLPEHCLTNLKWYEDVDHLYGCLQTGGNHWVAYHLDLKKEKIDCYDPIFGEATPETPSKKKFSLRRRSKRYTPQNTQIGDCGVYSLKFVECLALGVTFDGISDNNIQGLRMKMAAEILDEGGNTVMSSLMAN is encoded by the exons ATGGGAGTCTATTGTTTGCATCACAATTCAAGGATACCTTTTGAAAGTGCAATAAGGGTATTCGACGATGAAGCCATGGGGTCGTATCCATGGGGTCGGACTGCATATGAAGTTCTCATTGACTCTATTAAAACGTTGGCTCCACAAGGAGGGTCATACACAATAAGCGGCATGACCGTCGCGTTATTGATTTGGGCGTATGAATCTGTCGCCTGCTTCGGTGAGAATTTTGGGAGGGTGGTGAATAATGAAGACGTTTCGCTTTTGCGATGGGGTGGAAAGCGTACACGTGCAAGTTTTGATAACTTGTTGGCTGCCGAAATCAAAGAGCATGGCGAG GTGCGTGTGAGGAGAATGGCTTTGAAGGACTCAATTGAAGAGATGTTTCCTAAATGGTCGGGGGAACCTGACGACCCACAACTC GGTAATGCGCAGGGGAAGGGGAATGAGAAGAAGAAGAAAATGAAGGGTGGAGTTTCGTCAGAAGGTGAGCCACCCACTAAGAAGCAGAAGAAA TTTGAGTCACGGGTGGAAGCTTACGAGTTAGACCAGAATAGACCATTGATGGACCAAAAGACCATTGATGACAGCGTGAAAGCTTTACTGGAGGAGCGTCTGAAAGTTATCAGAGTTGGGAAAATTCTCGAAAACAATGATAACCCCTCCCCACCATCAGCAGATAAATCTTTAACATTGGCATCACCGCGGGTTCAAACGCAGCAGAAGTCTGTCAATAGTCCAGCGTTAGCTGCGACTCCTGGTAAGGTTTTTGGACCGAAAAAGAATTTGGCCAAGGAGCTTGATAAAGAATCAGGGGTGAAAAGGACTTTGGCTGAGGAGTTTGGTAGTGTCGCTAAAGCTACTGATCATGATAGTCAACATGTTGATTTCGTATTAGTTTCTCCTTCAAAGGATACTAAGGATGATAAGGATGCTAAGGTTCCAGCCTATGGACGCGGCTGCAGGGGCAACCGTATTTTTAAGGGTGAGGAAGCCGATGAGAAGAAAAAAGCAGCGCAGGCAAATGTTGCGTTTAAGAGGAAGGAGAAGGCTGAGACTAAGAAAAAAGCGGTTGAGGCTAAGAAAAAAGATGTTGAGGCTAAGAAAAAAGAGGTTGAGG GAGAAAAGTGTTCAGTAACTCCAAAAGGGTTTCCAAAGGCGGCAGTTTCTTCACCAGCTGTTTTTCCGTACGTAGGAGAGAATGGAACGACGTGCATGAGGAAAAATGTTACTCCTTCATCAGTAATATATGACCCTCTAGCACCTGTTGATCCGGTGCTACTCGAAAAACTGATGCAATACATTAAGGGAATTCCACCCAAAACACCAGCACCAGCAGATAAACGAGCAGTCCTCTCCGCTGATCATGAGGGTGATTTCTACAGCATACTCATCCATGAAAGACCGTGGCCGGAAAATGAATATGGATGGGTGTTTGATAAT GGTAAGCTTCCTGAACATTGTCTAACAAACTTGAAGTGGTATGAAGATGTGGATCACTTGTACGGATGTCTTCAAACCGGCGGAAATCATTGGGTTGCATATCATCTGGATCTAAAGAAGGAGAAGATTGATTGCTACGATCCAATCTTTGGAGAGGCAACACCCGAAA CCCCTAGTAAGAAGAAGTTCTCACTCAGAAGGAGGAGCAAAAGATACACTCCACAAAACACCCAGATTGGCGATTGTGGGGTGTATTCGTTGAAGTTTGTGGAGTGTCTAGCGCTTGGTGTAACGTTTGATGGGATAAGCGATAACAATATTCAAGGTTTACGGATGAAGATGGCAGCAGAGATCCTCGATGAAGGAGGAAATACTGTGATGAGCAGTTTGATGGCTAATTGA
- the LOC106330807 gene encoding uncharacterized protein LOC106330807 — MEKVSTSNNAGPPMTNLGSTPAPVQDSKAKAAAPTSTQNSLIISSSSPAPVSQVNPNPCRDPLQGEVPFTTIKAKAATKGRASVRNDPVLTTNSFRVLQIEGPPLEDRDKMIIDVNQEVSPSSSALLNQTHVKVASKQHILSAIGGGWSAETNYEFSDLGKIWDTYASFGLQRKPWLVVGDFNEILHPNETSNISITSTTRGMRSFGDCLSDVGLFDLHWSGPKFTWLNNRPSDPIGKKLDRCLVNGCWLLKFPSSHCLFEAPEFSDHSSGFIKFSSDPPTFGTPPFKFYNLLLKKPQFLEKDNYSDIEKRVAAALEDLSSKQILALNDPSSLNVQNEVDARRLWSELRVAEDSFFYQRSRIRWMGGGDMNTPFHHSITTVRNAGNVIKFLTKPDGSMTSSLEEVHQVAIDHFQSALTTLRGAFCPELPKFLDRLIVDKCTPVQQSLFIEDFSNEQIQSCLLKMPRNKTSGPDGFPVEFFKCAWAIIGHEFLASVRDFFVQCFMPTSQNATSLILLAKRPRADTIKEFLPIACLNTQYKLITRLLSNRLKVTLSGLILPNQTAFVADRMHNRFWMTVFLLPKCVMKKINNLCSSFLWHGTIDISTGAKVSWEELSIPKAEGGLGLRNIIHWNKTCILKLLWLIFFRSSSLWVAWIRNKYISSNSFWALNENNYSYSWMFRKILGLRPKALPFFKVSVRNGDSTFFWWDPWTPFGPLIKFLASDGPLLLGISIDSTVADLRKDSVWNLPNARSEKQLLLFSYISSLPLRPGSDVATWSVEDRSTKSFSSKNIFNAIRTQQQRKVWAPLIWHKDVIPRHATTAWLFTLN, encoded by the exons ATGGAAAAGGTATCTACGTCTAACAATGCAGGTCCTCCTATGACCAACTTGGGCTCCACTCCAGCGCCTGTTCAGGACTCTAAAGCTAAGGCTGCTGCTCCCACTTCTACTCAGAATAGCTTGATAATTTCAAGTTCGTCACCAGCGCCGGTATCTCAAGTCAACCCCAACCCTTGTCGTGATCCTCTTCAGGGTGAAGTCCCATTCACAACGATCAAAGCAAAAGCAGCTACTAAAGGAAGAGCCTCTGTGAGAAATGACCCAGTCCTTACTACAAATTCTTTTCGGGTCCTTCAGATCGAGGGTCCACCTTTGGAGGATAGAGATAAGATGATAATCGATGTCAATCAAGAAGTTTCTCCTTCCTCCTCAGCTTTGCTAAATC AAACTCACGTTAAGGTAGCAAGCAAGCAACATATTTTGTCAGCTATTGGAGGGGGTTGGTCTGCAGAGACTAACTATGAGTTCTCGGATCTTGGGAAGATTTGG GATACCTATGCCTCCTTTGGTCTCCAGAGAAAACCTTGGTTGGTTGTAGGAGACTTCAATGAAATATTGCATCCAAATGAGACTTCCAATATCAGCATCACGTCAACAACACGAGGTATGAGATCCTTTGGTGATTGCTTATCAGATGTTGGGTTGTTCGATCTGCATTGGTCTGGTCCTAAGTTTACATGGCTTAACAACAGACCTTCTGATCCTATTGGCAAGAAGCTTGATAGATGCTTGGTTAATGGCTGTTGGCTTCTGAAATTCCCATCTAGCCATTGCTTGTTTGAAGCCCCTGAATTTTCAGATCATTCGTCGGGTTTCATTAAGTTCTCTTCTGACCCTCCAACCTTCGGTACTCCGCCTTTCAAATTTTATAACCTACTTCTAAAGAAACCCCAGTTCCTGGAAAAG GACAACTATAGTGACATCGAAAAGAGAGTTGCAGCGGCTCTAGAGGACCTATCATCAAAACAGATTTTGGCCCTAAATGATCCTTCTTCCCTTAATGTTCAGAATGAGGTTGATGCTCGTAGACTGTGGTCGGAGTTAAGGGTTGCCGAAGACAGCTTCTTCTATCAAAGATCTCGTATCAGATGGATGGGTGGTGGCGATATGAATACTCCTTTCCACCATAGTATTACCACTGTTCGGAATGCGGGAAATGTCATTAAATTCCTAACTAAGCCAGATGGTTCGATGACCTCTTCCCTCGAGGAAGTTCATCAGGTGGCAATTGATCATTTTCAGTCTGCTCTTACCACATTAAGGGGTGCTTTTTGTCCTGAGCTTCCAAAATTCCTTGATCGCCTAATTGTGGATAAATGTACCCCCGTTCAGCAGTCTCTATTCATTGAGGATTTTTCAAATGAGCAGATTCAGAGCTGTCTTCTAAAGATGCCAAGAAACAAAACTTCGGGGCCAGATGGATTTCCTGTTGAATTTTTCAAATGCGCCTGGGCTATAATTGGACATGAATTTCTAGCTTCGGTCAGGGATTTCTTTGTCCAATGTTTCATGCCTACCTCTCAAAACGCTACTTCGCTGATCCTCTTAGCTAAGCGGCCAAGAGCAGATACAATCAAGGAATTTCTCCCTATTGCATGTCTGAACACTCAATATAAGCTCATCACTAGGCTGCTGTCAAACAGACTGAAAGTCACTTTATCGGGTCTGATCTTACCTAATCAAACTGCCTTTGTGGCTGACCGCAT GCATAACAGATTCTGGATGACAGTGTTTCTGCTGCCAAAATGTGTTATGAAGAAGATCAACAATCTCTGCAGTTCCTTCCTCTGGCACGGCACAATAGACATTTCCACGGGTGCAAAAGTTTCGTGGGAAGAGCTTTCAATTCCAAAGGCTGAAGGGGGTTTGGGTCTGCGTAATATCATTCACTGGAACAAGACTTGTATTCTGAAGCTTTTATGGTTGATCTTCTTTAGGTCGAGCTCTCTTTGGGTAGCGTGGATCAGAAATAAATACATCTCTTCCAATTCCTTTTGGGCGTTGAATGAGAACAACTATAGCTACTCTTGGATGTTCAGAAAAATCCTTGGCCTGAGACCAAAAGCTCTGCCTTTTTTCAAAGTCTCTGTGAGGAATGGTGATTCCACATTCTTCTGGTGGGATCCGTGGACGCCGTTTGGGCCTCTAATCAAATTTTTGGCTTCGGATGGTCCTTTATTATTGGGAATTTCTATTGATTCCACTGTTGCAGATCTTCGAAAAGACTCGGTTTGGAACCTACCAAACGCGAGATCAGAGAAACAACTGCTCCTATTCTCGTACATCTCTTCCCTTCCGCTTCGCCCAGGGTCGGATGTTGCTACCTGGTCTGTTGAGGACAGGTCTACTAAGTCATTCTCTTCAAAGAATATCTTCAACGCGATTAGAACTCAACAGCAAAGGAAGGTTTGGGCTCCATTGATTTGGCATAAGGATGTGATCCCTAGACATGCTACAACGGCTTGGTTATTCACTCTTAACTGA